In Diadema setosum chromosome 19, eeDiaSeto1, whole genome shotgun sequence, a genomic segment contains:
- the LOC140242488 gene encoding UBX domain-containing protein 11-like produces the protein MSDPSSSLRKNKKMPLPGVKQPPGQRSVPFRNQPADFLATPDLDDMDDILHRTSSRLSTTSIRTDLGSVPGQKVNHLPKISSKDKKNAPSDLDLMSSMMSRIAKLELQVKYYAKEIIEKDKRNNVLEEKLKLMQKYHGDSDVESQRVRELERKCQSLQEQIQDMEDFLSDYGMVWVGGTHADDDPQSSKVEGLYEDLTEKRTAGTESVWRPGVSVVSGQGAAPDFDLVLKNIRELNVLAGEGEKKIQHTVGGARFKTVDSIPLTLFANGIFMFSGPFRSYEEPETQRCMQDLMEGYFPSELQSRYPDGVPINVNDQRDTVFRDQRAEENFPGTGFTLGGDTDLPSRLVPSNLDKATSMESSGPPVSEGHTPLQLRETSKPPIEPMSVDQFLNKLRPTVTSDGKVLDIQSSVADLLREETIPNAVTVVDTPIVQDIRERAMSGKQGHGTERPLSARGSPRNRVTTLRVKSEKGDHTFILKLRFRDTIRDLRMHLDKERKSQSVDYDLVTTFPNRVYTELDSTLEENGLTPNATILVRLKKR, from the exons ATGAGTGACCCATCGTCAAGCCTTCGGAAGAACAAAAAGATGCCCCTCCCAGGGGTCAAGCAACCACCTGG GCAAAGGAGTGTGCCTTTCAGGAATCAACCAGCAGACTTTCTTG CCACCCCTGATCTCGATGACATGGATGACATTCTGCACAGAACCTCATCCAGACTCTCCACAACCAGCATCAGGACTGACCTGGGGTCGGTCccaggtcaaaaggtcaatcaCCTGCCCAAGATCAGCTCCAAGGACAAGAAGAATG CCCCCTCCGATCTAGACCTGATGTCGAGCATGATGAGCCGAATTGCCAAACTGGAGCTGCAGGTCAAATATTATGCCAAGGAAATCATTGAAAAG GACAAGAGAAATAATGTACTTGAAGAGAAGTTAAAATTGATGCAGAAGTACCATG GGGATTCGGACGTGGAGTCTCAGAGGGTGAGGGAGCTTGAGAGGAAGTGCCAGTCACTCCAGGAGCAAATACAAGACATGGAG GACTTTCTTTCAGACTATGGAATGGTCTGGGTTGGAGGGACGCATGCAGATGATGACCCACAGAGTTCAAAGGTCGAGGGGCTGTACGAAGACTTAACAGAGAAAAGAACTGCTGGCACAGAGTCTGTGTGGAGACCAG GTGTGTCCGTTGTATCGGGTCAAGGGGCCGCTCCGGACTTTGACCTCGTCTTGAAGAACATCCGGGAGCTGAACGTGCTTGCCGGGGAGGGGGAGAAGAAAATCCAGCACACAGTGGGCGGGGCACGGTTTAAGACGGTGGACTCCATACCCCTGACTCTCTTCGCCAATGGCATCTTCATGTTCAGCGGGCCGTTCCGGTCCTACGAAGAGCCGGAGACACAG CGATGTATGCAAGACTTGATGGAAGGCTATTTCCCATCAGAGCTGCAGTCCCGATATCCAGACGGTGTACCCATCAAT GTCAACGACCAGCGGGACACAGTCTTCCGGGACCAGCGAGCGGAGGAGAACTTTCCGGGAACGGGATTCACCCTGGGCGGGGACACAGACTTGCCCTCCAGACTGGTACCCTCCAACCTCGACAAGGCTACCAGTATGGAGAGCAGCGGGCCACCAGTGAGTGAGGGTCATACACCACTCCAACTGAGAGAGACCAGTAAACCCCCAA TCGAACCAATGTCCGTTGACCAGTTCCTTAATAAGCTTCGCCCGACAGTCACCAGCGACGGGAAAGTGTTGGACATTCAATCTTCAGTGGCTGACTTGCTAAGG GAGGAGACAATCCCCAACGCAGTTACCGTCGTGGACACCCCTATCGTTCAGGACATCCGAGAAAGAGCTATGTCAGGCAAGCAGGGTCACGGTACAGAGAGGCCGCTGTCCGCGAGGGGCTCTCCGAGGAACAGAGTGACGACCCTCCGCGTCAAGTCGGAGAAGGGCGACCACACGTTCATCCTCAAGCTGCGGTTCAGGGACACCATCCGAGATCTGCGGATGCATCTTGACAAGGAAAG GAAGTCGCAGTCTGTGGACTACGATCTGGTGACCACATTTCCCAATCGAGTCTACACGGAGCTTGATTCCACCTTGGAAGAGAATGGGCTGACGCCCAATGCTACCATCCTTGTGAGACTGAAAAAGAGGTAG